A single region of the Gephyromycinifex aptenodytis genome encodes:
- a CDS encoding ABC transporter ATP-binding protein, translating into MTKLLTEQRTGLSLSVKDLRLHFGGIKAVDGVTFEVPGGTVCGLIGPNGAGKTSVFNIISRVYPADSGTVLVDDTNLLDMAIYEIARHGVARTFQNIALFEGMSVLDNVIIGMPSEHPVAWWPSMVGLRGSADMRRKSQLAEEILDELDIAHLANHAATGLPIGTLKRVELARALASHPRLLLLDEPANGLTHSEVMELGALLEGIRTRRGLTIVLVEHHMGLVMDMSEHVVVLERGRKIAEGTPSQVTAEPAVIEAYLGRRDA; encoded by the coding sequence ATGACCAAGCTGCTCACCGAGCAGCGGACAGGACTCTCGCTGAGCGTTAAAGATCTGCGGCTGCATTTCGGTGGCATCAAGGCCGTTGACGGTGTGACATTTGAGGTGCCCGGGGGGACCGTATGTGGGCTCATCGGTCCGAACGGTGCGGGAAAGACCTCGGTCTTCAACATCATCAGCCGCGTCTACCCGGCGGATTCTGGAACTGTTCTCGTCGACGACACGAACCTGCTCGACATGGCGATCTATGAGATCGCCCGCCACGGAGTCGCCCGGACCTTCCAGAACATCGCTCTCTTCGAGGGCATGAGCGTCCTGGACAACGTCATCATCGGGATGCCCTCGGAGCATCCCGTCGCGTGGTGGCCCTCGATGGTTGGGTTGCGCGGCTCGGCCGACATGCGGCGCAAGAGTCAACTTGCCGAAGAGATCCTGGACGAACTCGACATCGCCCACCTTGCCAACCACGCGGCTACGGGTCTGCCGATCGGGACTCTGAAGCGGGTGGAGCTAGCTCGCGCTTTGGCCAGCCACCCGCGCCTGCTCCTGTTGGACGAGCCTGCCAACGGGCTTACACACAGCGAAGTAATGGAGCTGGGAGCGCTGCTCGAAGGGATTCGCACGCGGCGCGGTCTGACCATCGTCTTGGTCGAGCACCACATGGGCCTGGTCATGGACATGAGTGAGCACGTCGTCGTTCTGGAACGCGGTCGGAAGATCGCCGAAGGAACACCCAGTCAGGTCACTGCCGAGCCCGCTGTGATCGAGGCCTACCTCGGGAGGCGAGATGCCTGA
- a CDS encoding aldehyde dehydrogenase family protein, with protein sequence MTTLTEPATGRPWQEVPATALDSIDEVFERAAAAQKQWAALPATMRSELLFGLADRLGQLTEELAEIEARNTGKSIRETRQEAARMPAAVRYWAGWADKVTGTTVPFHPDFHTYTTREPWGVVVGIVPWNVPYIFAVRRIVPAIALGNAVILKPAEETPLTALRLAEACREAGIPDGLVQVVTGGADVGAALVEHPGADIILFTGFHETGKAIARAAANNLTPTLQELGGKSPQIIFPDADLDQALDAVVAGVFGATGQMCIAGSRLLLHDDVPDSFLEELASRVNQLVVGDPRDESTDVGPQVTARQRDKTLAMIEAATSEGARIAAQAQLPADPELADGFFTQPTVFTDVTPEMSIATQEVFGPVLSVMRFSDETEAIRLANDTEFGLAAGVWTSDVGRMHRMARSIKAGLIWGNTYRIINDMIPTAGYGQSGYGAEGGMESIASLTRSKSVCLALEPGLPSYIPRLPKANQS encoded by the coding sequence ATGACAACCCTGACCGAGCCTGCAACCGGGCGCCCCTGGCAGGAAGTCCCTGCCACCGCCCTGGACTCGATCGACGAGGTCTTCGAGAGGGCCGCCGCAGCTCAAAAGCAGTGGGCTGCCCTGCCGGCCACGATGCGCAGCGAACTGCTCTTCGGTCTGGCCGATCGGCTCGGCCAACTCACCGAGGAGCTCGCCGAGATCGAGGCTCGCAACACCGGCAAGTCCATCCGGGAGACCCGACAGGAAGCCGCCAGAATGCCGGCGGCGGTGCGCTACTGGGCGGGTTGGGCCGATAAGGTGACTGGCACGACGGTTCCCTTCCATCCCGACTTCCACACCTACACGACGCGAGAGCCGTGGGGCGTTGTGGTCGGCATTGTGCCGTGGAACGTTCCGTACATCTTCGCCGTGCGCCGCATCGTGCCTGCCATTGCTCTAGGCAACGCTGTCATTCTCAAGCCGGCCGAGGAAACCCCGTTGACCGCGCTCCGCCTTGCTGAGGCCTGCCGCGAGGCCGGAATCCCCGACGGCCTCGTCCAGGTGGTCACGGGCGGCGCCGACGTAGGTGCCGCCCTCGTGGAGCACCCGGGGGCAGACATCATCCTCTTCACCGGATTCCATGAGACCGGCAAGGCCATCGCCCGGGCTGCAGCCAACAATCTGACGCCCACGCTGCAGGAGCTGGGCGGCAAGTCGCCGCAGATCATCTTCCCCGATGCCGACCTGGACCAGGCTCTGGACGCGGTCGTGGCCGGCGTCTTCGGAGCGACCGGTCAGATGTGCATCGCCGGTTCACGGCTCTTGCTTCACGATGACGTGCCCGACTCCTTCCTTGAGGAGCTGGCCAGCCGCGTCAACCAGCTCGTGGTGGGAGATCCTCGCGATGAGAGCACCGATGTGGGCCCGCAGGTCACGGCTCGCCAGCGGGACAAAACGCTAGCGATGATCGAGGCCGCTACCAGCGAGGGCGCCCGCATCGCAGCCCAGGCACAGCTGCCGGCGGACCCCGAGTTGGCAGATGGATTCTTCACGCAACCGACAGTGTTCACCGATGTCACCCCAGAGATGTCAATCGCGACGCAAGAGGTCTTCGGTCCGGTCCTGTCCGTGATGCGCTTCTCCGACGAAACTGAAGCGATTCGCTTGGCCAACGACACCGAGTTCGGTCTGGCCGCAGGCGTGTGGACCTCGGACGTGGGTCGCATGCACCGCATGGCCCGCAGCATCAAGGCCGGTCTCATCTGGGGAAATACCTATCGGATCATCAACGACATGATTCCGACGGCCGGCTACGGGCAGTCCGGGTACGGCGCCGAAGGAGGAATGGAGTCCATCGCCAGCCTCACTCGGTCCAAGAGTGTGTGCCTGGCGTTGGAACCGGGTCTTCCCTCCTATATCCCGCGGTTGCCGAAGGCAAATCAGTCCTGA
- a CDS encoding ABC transporter substrate-binding protein yields MSSVKRSNKTVACTVGMGAMLLITAGCSSNTGGGGGEGAVVDAKTVTLDTDRCPAEATAKLEPGEEIVIGMSTALSGPVSAASNDMVPVIEGYFKMLNEQGGIDGHKLRFIAKDDAYEAARAVGNVKALVENEKVMATMLQLGTAQSTAVQTMHESSCVPQLAVSSGAPNFYNPAEHPYSTSNFFPYAANGSLMVNFLTNEFPAGAKVGGLVWNNDFGASASKAFESAIGDAKVEVVGTVNHDSTAVSLSGQVTQLLSKSPDALVASTGSGFCSQFVNAARSGGFNGPIMLPYACSDASDVLFPLKDKAVNVYAPQSFIDTNSEEFKDTEAAKEYHKFLDKYSPSTEKHSSFAATAYQQSALLTDQLKRAAASPHGLSRVGLMDAVWTTDGTIGLDFPEHGTVINGEFPYPTGYAVMGEFDPATKAWKGTQSSVLANGEKP; encoded by the coding sequence GTGAGCTCCGTCAAGAGATCCAACAAAACCGTCGCCTGCACCGTCGGGATGGGCGCAATGCTGCTCATCACTGCGGGATGCTCGTCCAACACCGGCGGCGGCGGGGGCGAAGGCGCAGTGGTCGATGCCAAGACAGTGACGCTGGACACCGACCGGTGCCCCGCAGAAGCTACGGCCAAGCTCGAGCCGGGCGAAGAGATCGTGATCGGGATGAGTACCGCCCTCAGCGGTCCGGTGTCCGCGGCCAGCAACGATATGGTCCCCGTGATCGAGGGCTACTTCAAGATGCTCAACGAACAGGGTGGCATCGACGGGCACAAGCTCCGGTTCATCGCCAAGGATGACGCCTACGAGGCCGCCCGCGCCGTAGGAAACGTCAAGGCCCTCGTGGAGAACGAGAAGGTCATGGCGACCATGCTGCAACTCGGCACGGCACAGTCGACCGCGGTCCAGACGATGCACGAGAGCAGCTGCGTCCCGCAGCTCGCTGTCTCTTCGGGTGCGCCTAACTTCTATAACCCAGCCGAACACCCGTACTCGACCTCGAACTTCTTCCCCTACGCGGCAAACGGTTCGTTGATGGTCAACTTCCTGACCAACGAGTTCCCCGCCGGCGCCAAAGTCGGCGGGCTGGTTTGGAACAACGACTTCGGCGCCTCGGCCAGCAAGGCCTTCGAGTCGGCCATCGGCGACGCCAAGGTTGAGGTAGTCGGCACCGTCAACCACGATTCGACGGCCGTGTCCCTCTCCGGTCAGGTCACTCAGCTGCTGTCCAAATCTCCCGACGCCCTCGTGGCCAGCACCGGATCAGGGTTCTGTTCGCAGTTCGTGAACGCGGCTCGCAGCGGAGGCTTCAACGGGCCGATTATGCTGCCCTATGCCTGCAGCGATGCCAGTGACGTGCTCTTCCCCTTGAAGGACAAGGCGGTCAATGTGTATGCGCCGCAGTCCTTCATCGACACGAACTCCGAGGAGTTCAAAGACACTGAGGCTGCAAAGGAATACCACAAGTTCCTGGACAAGTACTCACCGAGCACGGAAAAGCACTCCAGCTTTGCGGCAACGGCATACCAGCAGTCCGCGCTGCTAACCGATCAGTTGAAACGAGCCGCAGCTTCGCCCCATGGTCTGAGCCGCGTTGGTCTCATGGACGCGGTTTGGACCACCGACGGCACGATCGGTCTTGACTTCCCCGAACATGGCACCGTCATCAACGGAGAGTTCCCCTACCCGACCGGGTATGCCGTCATGGGTGAGTTCGACCCAGCCACCAAGGCCTGGAAGGGCACGCAGAGCAGCGTCTTGGCGAATGGTGAAAAACCATGA
- a CDS encoding gluconokinase, with protein MRGNLQPGAARHIVVMGVSGCGKSTIAQSLAQRLGWEFAEADQFHPQANIDKMTSGIPLTDEDRWPWLRALAAWIGEQEAAGKTSVITCSALRRVYRDMLREGAPGVVFAHLQGGANVISERMSGRSGHFMPPELLDSQLETLEPLQEDEPGVQLDVRLSPEEIVEEALLRLGLDG; from the coding sequence ATGCGGGGCAATCTGCAGCCAGGCGCTGCCCGCCACATCGTCGTCATGGGCGTCTCCGGCTGCGGCAAATCGACCATCGCTCAGTCGCTGGCTCAGCGACTCGGCTGGGAGTTCGCCGAAGCCGACCAGTTCCACCCCCAAGCCAACATCGACAAGATGACCTCCGGCATCCCGCTCACCGACGAGGACCGGTGGCCCTGGCTGCGGGCGCTCGCCGCCTGGATCGGGGAGCAGGAGGCGGCCGGCAAGACCAGCGTCATCACCTGTTCGGCGCTGCGACGGGTCTATCGCGACATGCTCCGCGAGGGAGCACCCGGCGTCGTTTTCGCCCACCTGCAGGGTGGCGCGAACGTCATCAGCGAACGGATGTCTGGGCGCAGCGGTCATTTCATGCCGCCGGAGCTACTGGATTCCCAGCTGGAGACGCTGGAACCGCTGCAAGAGGATGAACCTGGGGTGCAACTCGACGTCCGTCTCTCCCCAGAGGAGATCGTCGAGGAAGCACTGCTGCGACTCGGCCTGGACGGCTGA
- a CDS encoding alpha/beta fold hydrolase, with the protein MTSAGPEISPTNIIFLHGVNNTAADWAAVRDHLSPGESAALELPPVADVDEIADAIEPSLGRGAVLIGHSFGGYVALAVLAKFPHRVRGLVLVNSHDGADGPEARARREASVSKARAGEYFALAQAATAASYTAEHLDDAEMMAQRKRALENYGAEKFMAHQMAAAARPDRRDVLANAEIPVLVVAAADDRVIPTERQREMAQAVAADFVVIEGAGHMLPAEQPAPLAAAINEWLTGSGIQ; encoded by the coding sequence ATGACCTCAGCAGGCCCAGAGATCAGCCCCACGAACATCATTTTCCTGCATGGGGTCAACAACACCGCCGCGGATTGGGCTGCAGTGAGAGATCACTTGAGTCCTGGGGAATCTGCCGCGCTCGAGCTCCCGCCAGTGGCTGACGTCGATGAGATCGCCGACGCCATCGAGCCTTCCCTCGGCCGAGGCGCAGTCCTTATCGGCCACTCCTTCGGTGGCTATGTAGCACTGGCTGTCCTGGCGAAATTCCCCCATCGTGTTCGTGGCCTCGTTCTGGTCAACTCTCACGACGGTGCTGACGGGCCGGAAGCGCGCGCTCGACGCGAGGCCTCGGTGAGTAAAGCCCGCGCTGGCGAGTACTTCGCACTCGCGCAGGCCGCGACTGCCGCCTCCTACACGGCCGAGCACCTTGATGACGCCGAAATGATGGCTCAGCGCAAGCGCGCTCTCGAGAACTACGGCGCCGAGAAATTCATGGCCCATCAGATGGCTGCTGCTGCCCGACCGGATCGTCGGGACGTCCTGGCGAACGCCGAGATACCTGTTCTGGTGGTCGCCGCAGCAGATGACCGCGTGATCCCCACCGAACGGCAACGCGAGATGGCGCAGGCCGTTGCGGCCGACTTCGTCGTGATCGAGGGGGCGGGACACATGCTTCCGGCTGAACAGCCAGCACCTCTGGCCGCAGCGATCAATGAGTGGTTGACGGGGTCAGGGATCCAGTAA
- a CDS encoding FadR/GntR family transcriptional regulator, whose translation MDSHLHIERTSVHAQIADHLRRLIVSGELQPGVALPGERELAARFEVSRNSLRQAIAYLEAMGLVETRHGAGVFVSDGSSTSTVARLADVLLHPNRSLLNVVEARILLEPQVASLAAQRRTEEDLVEIRRFALVPHGKDPSVTPGNFHPRVARATRNPVLIGIERALTTGPVSVTVLLEFEPECMTAWDRAHQEIYLAIKDQDPANAELLMKNHLQDVLAVTRRHSEAQAT comes from the coding sequence ATGGACTCGCACTTGCATATCGAACGCACCTCGGTGCATGCGCAAATCGCCGACCACCTCAGACGGCTGATCGTCAGTGGTGAACTCCAACCAGGAGTGGCGTTGCCGGGTGAGCGTGAGTTAGCTGCTCGGTTCGAGGTCTCGCGCAACTCGCTTCGACAGGCCATCGCCTATCTCGAGGCCATGGGGTTGGTCGAGACCCGGCACGGCGCCGGTGTGTTCGTCAGTGACGGTTCGAGCACCTCGACCGTTGCACGCCTCGCGGATGTCCTCCTTCACCCGAACAGGTCCCTGCTGAACGTGGTTGAGGCTCGGATCCTGCTCGAACCGCAGGTGGCGTCGCTGGCAGCGCAACGGCGTACCGAAGAGGACCTGGTTGAGATCCGACGATTCGCCTTGGTGCCGCACGGCAAGGATCCGTCAGTGACACCGGGAAACTTTCACCCTCGGGTGGCCCGGGCAACTCGCAATCCGGTCCTTATCGGGATCGAACGGGCCCTGACGACAGGCCCGGTCAGCGTCACTGTCCTGCTGGAGTTCGAGCCCGAGTGCATGACCGCGTGGGATCGCGCTCACCAAGAGATTTATCTGGCGATCAAGGACCAGGATCCCGCGAACGCAGAGCTCCTTATGAAGAACCACCTCCAAGACGTCCTGGCTGTGACCAGGCGACATTCAGAAGCGCAGGCCACATGA
- a CDS encoding SDR family NAD(P)-dependent oxidoreductase, whose amino-acid sequence MTKRLEGAVVLITGAALGQGNAHARRMAAEGAHLVLGDIRVDDLETLASELRSDGTRVLAGRLDVADPDDWSSLVQDATAEFGTITGLVNNAGIMSRGSVLDETLEDWMRTLAVNQTGVFLGLQSVAPIMQKAGRGSIVNVASTLGRYASTVGFAYQATKGAMLMMSKSAALSLGPSGVRVNTILPGLVDTPFLADSKERGALADPVSRTPLGRIGKAEELASVAAFLISDDAAYMSGAELVVDGGMTSGSLQSLKPLKEI is encoded by the coding sequence GTGACGAAACGACTAGAGGGTGCCGTAGTTCTCATCACCGGCGCGGCCTTGGGCCAAGGCAACGCACATGCACGGCGAATGGCTGCCGAGGGCGCCCATCTCGTGCTCGGAGACATTCGCGTAGACGATCTCGAAACGCTCGCATCGGAGCTGCGAAGCGACGGGACTCGCGTCCTGGCCGGACGCCTGGACGTGGCTGACCCCGACGACTGGTCGTCCCTGGTCCAAGACGCCACGGCTGAATTCGGCACCATCACCGGACTGGTGAACAACGCAGGCATCATGTCCCGGGGGTCTGTGCTCGACGAGACCCTCGAGGACTGGATGCGAACCCTCGCGGTCAACCAGACTGGCGTGTTCCTCGGCCTCCAGAGCGTCGCCCCGATCATGCAGAAGGCTGGGCGCGGCTCCATCGTCAATGTGGCCTCTACTCTCGGCCGCTACGCCTCGACCGTCGGCTTCGCCTACCAGGCGACCAAGGGGGCGATGCTGATGATGAGCAAGAGCGCTGCGCTCTCCTTGGGTCCAAGCGGCGTCAGGGTCAACACGATCCTGCCCGGATTGGTCGACACCCCTTTCCTGGCTGACAGCAAAGAGCGAGGCGCCCTCGCCGATCCGGTCAGTCGTACCCCGCTGGGTCGCATCGGAAAGGCCGAGGAGCTCGCCTCCGTCGCCGCCTTCCTGATCAGCGATGACGCTGCCTACATGTCCGGGGCCGAGCTTGTTGTCGACGGCGGCATGACGTCCGGTTCATTGCAAAGCCTCAAACCCCTCAAGGAGATCTGA
- a CDS encoding ABC transporter ATP-binding protein yields the protein MPDLILDVQDLHAGYDSVTVLHGVTVNVAEGEVVVLLGANGAGKPTTMRALNGSLPSEGTLNFRGQDIGSMSVSRIVRLGVATVPQGRGTFPDLTVSENLTVGAHSVRSRKEIGKQTSEWLERFPRLGERKEQRAGTLSGGEQQMLAVARAMMSNPALLLLDEPSLGLAPLVVQELFGLLREINKERGTAMLVVEQSAELALDIADRGFVLEAGETVLSGTADELRGNSAVRQAYLGM from the coding sequence ATGCCTGACCTGATTCTCGACGTTCAGGACTTGCACGCGGGGTACGACAGCGTGACCGTACTCCACGGTGTGACGGTCAATGTCGCCGAAGGCGAGGTAGTCGTGCTCCTCGGCGCCAACGGCGCCGGAAAACCCACGACGATGCGGGCACTCAACGGGAGCCTGCCGTCCGAGGGGACGTTGAATTTCCGTGGGCAGGACATCGGTTCGATGTCGGTTTCGCGCATCGTCCGCCTCGGCGTTGCAACCGTTCCCCAGGGCCGCGGCACCTTCCCTGACCTGACGGTCTCGGAGAACCTCACCGTCGGTGCTCATTCGGTGCGCAGCCGCAAAGAGATCGGCAAGCAAACGAGCGAGTGGTTGGAGAGGTTTCCTCGCCTCGGTGAGCGGAAGGAGCAGAGGGCCGGAACGCTATCGGGCGGCGAGCAACAAATGCTCGCCGTTGCCCGGGCAATGATGTCCAATCCGGCGCTTCTTCTGCTCGACGAACCTTCTTTGGGGCTGGCTCCCCTCGTGGTTCAGGAGCTCTTCGGGCTCCTGCGGGAGATCAACAAGGAAAGAGGGACCGCCATGCTCGTGGTCGAGCAGAGCGCCGAACTGGCGCTGGACATCGCCGATCGAGGTTTCGTCCTGGAAGCCGGGGAAACCGTGCTTTCCGGCACCGCCGATGAACTCCGCGGCAATTCTGCCGTCCGGCAAGCATATCTAGGGATGTGA
- a CDS encoding alpha/beta fold hydrolase: MPIPPPALPTHEIYGDGDVTVFLLHGAYGDGRYFGTTRDYFTKMGHRVVIWNCPGYAGSPKPDDTSIQAHAEAAAALVEAVGGRKNVLLGHSMGGLIAPLAANLLGTQVHGLILSASTAGLQSRSAEEQKRFIAERVDPITAGKSIGEYAPDLLRSMMGPNASGPLVDRVVEVVCEMPTDVFVSSMNAIIECDNRDALRQVTVPTLLVAGECDTACPPAGMAAMAELVPDSEYTEIPGAGHYPFVEAPEEYHGRILDFLSRRVANV, translated from the coding sequence ATGCCCATACCCCCCCCTGCCCTGCCGACCCACGAGATCTATGGCGACGGTGATGTCACCGTCTTCCTCTTGCACGGTGCCTACGGAGATGGACGCTACTTCGGTACCACCCGTGACTACTTCACGAAGATGGGTCACCGGGTCGTTATTTGGAACTGCCCCGGGTACGCGGGTTCTCCTAAGCCGGATGACACCAGTATTCAGGCGCATGCAGAAGCCGCAGCGGCCCTGGTGGAAGCTGTCGGCGGCCGTAAGAATGTCCTGCTAGGGCATTCCATGGGCGGGCTCATCGCTCCGCTGGCCGCAAACCTGCTCGGTACTCAGGTACACGGTCTCATCCTGTCCGCCTCGACCGCCGGGTTGCAGAGCCGCAGCGCCGAAGAGCAGAAGAGGTTCATCGCCGAGCGCGTCGACCCGATCACGGCTGGCAAATCCATTGGGGAATATGCCCCGGATCTTCTCCGCAGCATGATGGGGCCGAATGCCTCCGGGCCGCTGGTGGACCGCGTCGTCGAGGTCGTGTGCGAGATGCCGACCGACGTCTTCGTGAGCTCGATGAACGCCATCATCGAGTGCGACAACAGGGATGCCCTACGCCAGGTCACGGTGCCGACTCTGCTCGTTGCCGGTGAGTGCGACACGGCCTGCCCGCCGGCGGGAATGGCGGCGATGGCGGAACTGGTGCCGGATAGCGAATACACGGAGATCCCCGGTGCAGGCCATTACCCATTTGTTGAGGCGCCGGAGGAGTACCACGGTCGGATCCTGGACTTCCTCTCGCGCCGAGTCGCCAATGTCTGA